The following are encoded in a window of Flavobacterium cupriresistens genomic DNA:
- the gdhA gene encoding NADP-specific glutamate dehydrogenase produces the protein MEQKINEFMALVESKNPNEPEFLQAVREFAETVIPFIAERKKYDGKNLLLRMAEPERSIIFRVPWVDDNGEIIVNRGFRIQMNSAIGPYKGGIRFHHTVNLSVLKFLAFEQVFKNSLTTLPMGGGKGGSDFDPEGKTDGEIMRFCQSFMTELCRHIGPDLDVPAGDIGVGAREIGYLFGQYKRIRNEFTGVLTGKGIAYGGSLIRPEATGYGVVYFTDQMLRTIGHEIKGKRVAISGFGNVAWGVALKINELGGKVVTISGPDGYVYDEEGISGEKIEHMVEMRATGDNRAENYLKKYPNAVFHKGKSPWEVKVDIAIPCATQNELNGEDAQKLIDNGVLCVTEAANMPSTLDAIKLFLDNKVLFAPGKAANAGGVAASGLEMTQNSIRLNWTSEEVDLRLKDIMVGIHNQCKKYGVGEDGYVNYVKGANIAGFVKVADAMLAQGVV, from the coding sequence ATGGAACAAAAAATAAATGAATTTATGGCTCTTGTTGAGTCAAAAAATCCAAACGAGCCAGAATTTCTTCAAGCCGTTAGAGAATTTGCAGAAACGGTAATTCCATTTATCGCTGAAAGAAAAAAGTACGATGGAAAAAACTTACTTCTTAGAATGGCTGAGCCAGAACGTTCTATAATTTTTAGAGTTCCATGGGTAGATGATAATGGAGAGATCATTGTAAACAGAGGTTTCAGAATTCAAATGAATTCTGCTATCGGACCTTACAAGGGTGGAATTAGATTTCATCATACAGTGAATTTGTCTGTATTGAAATTTCTTGCTTTTGAACAAGTTTTTAAAAATAGTCTGACAACACTTCCTATGGGAGGTGGAAAAGGAGGTTCTGATTTTGATCCTGAAGGAAAAACCGATGGAGAGATCATGCGTTTCTGTCAGTCCTTTATGACTGAATTATGTCGCCATATTGGTCCTGATCTGGATGTTCCTGCGGGAGATATCGGTGTTGGTGCAAGAGAAATTGGTTATTTATTTGGTCAATACAAAAGAATCAGAAACGAATTTACCGGTGTTTTAACCGGAAAAGGAATTGCTTACGGTGGTTCATTAATTCGTCCTGAGGCTACCGGATACGGAGTGGTTTATTTTACAGACCAAATGTTACGTACTATCGGACATGAGATAAAAGGAAAAAGAGTAGCTATTTCAGGTTTCGGAAACGTGGCTTGGGGTGTTGCTTTGAAAATAAATGAATTAGGCGGGAAAGTGGTAACAATTTCCGGACCTGATGGTTATGTTTATGATGAGGAAGGAATCTCTGGAGAGAAAATCGAACATATGGTTGAAATGAGAGCAACCGGAGATAACAGAGCTGAGAACTACCTTAAGAAATATCCAAATGCTGTTTTCCATAAAGGAAAAAGCCCTTGGGAAGTAAAAGTAGATATCGCGATTCCATGTGCTACTCAAAACGAATTGAATGGTGAAGATGCTCAAAAACTAATCGATAATGGAGTATTGTGTGTAACAGAAGCTGCTAATATGCCTTCTACACTAGATGCTATTAAATTATTCTTAGACAATAAAGTATTATTCGCTCCAGGAAAAGCTGCAAATGCAGGAGGAGTTGCTGCATCTGGGTTAGAAATGACACAGAACTCTATTCGTCTGAACTGGACTAGTGAAGAAGTAGATTTAAGATTAAAAGATATCATGGTTGGAATTCACAACCAATGTAAAAAATACGGTGTTGGTGAAGACGGTTATGTAAATTACGTAAAAGGAGCTAATATTGCCGGATTTGTTAAAGTTGCTGATGCTATGCTTGCTCAAGGTGTAGTGTAA
- a CDS encoding THC0290_0291 family protein translates to MLKPIVLTLFALLGVSTNVNAQSFAQEVGIIFGPVSFQSDYGERNNFDTTIGNTGFGLGIVHFINFSANNNRGGFFSEHFKVRSELSFNTTKLNHFGASVEGNPSKLSTQQLKAMSGRSTLLNLGAQLEFSPFMKIHDYERSIGVFSPYLSLGFMASYYSTKVSSTLGPLGTPETTYPKYLVPSDGRKYGFSEETGVAFSVTTGIGVHYKLNEINDLMLDIRYQGFSSDWVDGLNPNKTRYKENKSNDSQVWLNIGYIYYFGD, encoded by the coding sequence ATGCTTAAACCTATAGTACTCACATTATTCGCCTTGTTAGGAGTCTCAACCAACGTTAATGCGCAATCTTTTGCACAAGAAGTAGGAATAATATTCGGACCTGTATCTTTTCAGTCCGATTATGGAGAAAGAAACAATTTTGACACCACTATAGGAAATACAGGCTTTGGTCTGGGAATTGTACACTTCATCAACTTTTCTGCTAATAACAACAGAGGTGGTTTTTTCTCAGAACATTTTAAAGTCAGATCGGAATTATCATTCAATACTACCAAATTAAATCATTTCGGAGCATCAGTAGAAGGAAATCCATCAAAGTTATCGACTCAGCAACTCAAAGCCATGTCCGGACGTTCTACCTTATTGAACCTTGGCGCACAATTAGAATTTTCTCCATTTATGAAAATACATGATTATGAGAGAAGTATTGGTGTGTTTAGTCCTTATTTAAGTTTAGGATTTATGGCTAGTTATTACTCCACAAAAGTAAGTTCTACGTTGGGTCCTTTGGGAACTCCAGAGACCACTTATCCAAAATATCTTGTCCCTTCAGATGGTCGAAAATATGGTTTTTCTGAGGAAACCGGTGTCGCTTTCTCTGTGACAACAGGTATCGGAGTACATTACAAATTAAATGAAATAAACGATTTAATGTTGGATATACGTTATCAAGGTTTTAGTTCTGACTGGGTTGACGGTTTAAACCCAAACAAAACCAGATACAAAGAAAACAAATCTAATGACTCTCAGGTTTGGCTTAACATAGGGTACATATATTACTTTGGGGACTAA